Below is a genomic region from Terriglobales bacterium.
CCACCACTAGAAACAGAAGAGCGATCGCTAGAGCACCGATCCCCAGCGTGTCACTGAGCCTCAGCGTGAATCTCTGCACGAATGTGTCGCTCGCCGCCGCGGCCACCAAGCGCGCCCCCAGATGGCCGACACCCAGAATGGCTAATCCGGCAAGGGCATACACGGCGCTCCGGAGCCAGGTAAGGATCGCAATCGCAGTTACGCCCATGGGACGCATTTCCATGTCTCCTTTGGAAAGACAGACACACTGCCAGGCCTAAGGTGAGGTAAGGGCCCGCGAAATGCTGCTGTGCCTCTCCCGCGATTCCTTTGCGACCACACAACAGCTTTGCAAGCCCTTCCAGATTTTATTTTTCGAACTCTCGCAAGAAAGCGACAGCGGAGTGCTGCGGGAAGTCCGGAGACGAACAGCCGCCAAGGGCGAGATCCCGAATCAAGGGGAACCCCGCAGAAAGCGTGTGCAGTGTGAGACAACCTGCGCCCCTTGTCAAGATAGATGGCGATGATTTTACACTGAGGAACAACGTTAACTTCAACGCTTACTTAGGAAGACAATAATTGCATGGTACGCTGGGGCTTTTGCTATCATCCGTCAGTTGCTTCGGAGAAAGAGCTATGCCCATGGTGGAACCCCGCATGCCCGTGGCGACCGCGGCACAACCAGCCTCCGGCTACAAAAAAGCGCTCACCGTCGTCACCACGCTTTTCTTCATGTGGGGCTTCGTCACCGTCCTCAACGATGTCCTGGTTCCACACCTGAAGTCCATTTTCGACCTCAGCTACTTCCGGGTAATGCTCATCCAGTTTGCTTTTTTCTCGGCCTATTTCATCTTTTCCATTCCCTCCGCCAAACTCATCGACACGATCGGCTACAAGAAGACGATGGTGGCAGGCCTGCTCACGATGAGCCTGGGTGCCTTCCTGTTCATACCTGCGGCAAGCGTGCCATCTTATCCGCTGTTTCTGGGTGCGCTGATGGTGCTGGCCGCGGGTATCACCGCCCTGCAGGTGGCGGCGAACCCGTACGTGGCTGTCCTCGGACCGCCGGAGACAGCGTCCAGCCGATTGAATTTATCCCAGGCGTTCAATTCACTGGGAACCTTTATCGGTCCCTATCTGGGTGGACTCTTGATCCTCAGTCCGGCCCCGAAGAGCATGGAAGTCGTCCGCCAGATGTCGGCCGAAGCGCTGCAGGCTTACCGCGTGCATGAAGCTTCCTCAGTCAAGGTCCCCTATTTGGTCATTGGCCTCACCTTGTTTGCCCTGGCCATCGCCATTGCTTCCTTTCGCCTCCCGCCCATGCCCCAGGCCGAGCACCACGAAAAGGGAGGCAGCCGCCTGTGGCAATACCGCCACCTGATTCTGGGTGCGGTGGGGATCTTCGTCTACGTGGGCGCGGAGGTCTCCATCGGAAGCTTCCTGATCAATTATTTCAGCCAAAGCTACATAGGAAACATCACCGAGGCACAAGCGGCCAAGTATGTCTCCCTGTACTGGGGAGGGGCGATGGTTGGACGGTTCATCGGCTCCGCCATTCTACAGAAGGTTCGCAC
It encodes:
- the fucP gene encoding L-fucose:H+ symporter permease, encoding MPMVEPRMPVATAAQPASGYKKALTVVTTLFFMWGFVTVLNDVLVPHLKSIFDLSYFRVMLIQFAFFSAYFIFSIPSAKLIDTIGYKKTMVAGLLTMSLGAFLFIPAASVPSYPLFLGALMVLAAGITALQVAANPYVAVLGPPETASSRLNLSQAFNSLGTFIGPYLGGLLILSPAPKSMEVVRQMSAEALQAYRVHEASSVKVPYLVIGLTLFALAIAIASFRLPPMPQAEHHEKGGSRLWQYRHLILGAVGIFVYVGAEVSIGSFLINYFSQSYIGNITEAQAAKYVSLYWGGAMVGRFIGSAILQKVRTGTVLGIAAIAAALLVCSSMLSFGHFAMWSIILVGLFNSVMFPSIFTLGIAGLGPLTGDGSGLLIMSILGGAIIPLVQGALADRIGIHHAFVLPVICYLYIVFYAFRGSVPRQTT